Proteins found in one Longimicrobiaceae bacterium genomic segment:
- a CDS encoding Ku protein gives MAGSIWKGSINFGLVNFPVEMKAAVRSDHVSFHLLHGEDLSPVHYQRVDEQGEEVPWDEIVKGYEFQKGKYVVMTDEDFRAAALESSRAIEICDFVDEDEIDPRFFETPYFLVPGKGGEKGYVLLREAMAKSGKVGVGKVMIRQKQHLAGIKAVGDALVLELMRFASELVEPRTYKFPAASSVRPQEVKMAEQLIGTLAAPFHPEKYGDEYRENLMRIIRAKMEGKEIAAPEPAKEEETEIIDLMSRLRASLEAAEGRKGGGHKTAAKKSTAAKSAKSPAAKSSASKSASKPKGKSAAAHKKSA, from the coding sequence ATGGCGGGGTCCATCTGGAAGGGCAGCATCAACTTCGGGCTGGTGAACTTTCCCGTGGAGATGAAGGCGGCGGTGCGCAGCGACCACGTGTCGTTCCACCTGCTCCACGGCGAGGACCTGTCGCCCGTGCACTACCAGCGCGTGGACGAGCAGGGCGAAGAGGTGCCGTGGGACGAGATCGTGAAGGGCTACGAGTTCCAGAAGGGCAAGTACGTGGTGATGACCGACGAGGACTTCCGCGCCGCCGCGCTGGAATCGTCGCGCGCCATAGAGATCTGCGACTTCGTGGACGAGGACGAGATCGACCCGCGCTTCTTCGAGACGCCGTACTTCCTGGTGCCCGGCAAGGGCGGCGAGAAGGGGTACGTGCTGCTGCGCGAGGCGATGGCGAAGAGCGGCAAGGTGGGCGTGGGCAAGGTGATGATCCGCCAGAAGCAGCACCTGGCCGGCATCAAGGCGGTGGGCGACGCACTGGTGCTGGAACTGATGCGCTTCGCGAGCGAGCTGGTGGAGCCGCGCACGTACAAGTTCCCGGCCGCGTCTTCGGTGCGCCCGCAGGAGGTGAAGATGGCGGAGCAGCTGATCGGGACGCTGGCCGCGCCCTTCCACCCGGAGAAGTACGGCGACGAGTACCGCGAGAACCTGATGCGGATCATCCGCGCCAAGATGGAGGGCAAGGAGATCGCGGCGCCCGAGCCGGCGAAGGAGGAAGAGACGGAGATCATCGACCTCATGTCCCGTCTGCGCGCCAGCCTGGAGGCGGCGGAGGGGCGCAAGGGCGGCGGCCACAAGACGGCGGCGAAGAAGTCCACCGCCGCCAAGTCCGCGAAATCACCCGCAGCGAAGTCCTCTGCTTCGAAATCCGCGTCGAAGCCGAAGGGGAAGTCCGCGGCGGCGCACAAGAAGAGCGCGTAG